A segment of the Geoalkalibacter sp. genome:
CTGCGTCCTGTCTATCCTTGCGGTCCTGTGCGCCCTTTGTCTTCCCCCGACCGCCCAGGCCACCCGCGTCAAGGACATCGCCCGCCTCGAAGGCGTGCGCGACAACCAGCTGGTGGGCTACGGCCTGGTGGTGGGCCTCAACGGCACCGGCGACAGCGCCAGCACCCAGTTCACCGTGCAGTCCCTGGTGAGCATGATGGAGCGGCTCGGCGTCTCGGTGAACCGCAACCAGGTCAAGGTCGACAACGTCGCCGCCGTCATGGTCACCGCCCAGCTGCCCCCCTTCGCCAAGGCGGGCAGCACCATCGACGTGCAGGTGTCCTCCATCGGCGATGCCGACAGCCTGGTGGGGGGCACCCTGCTCATGACGCCCCTCAAGGGCCCCGACGGCAACGTCTACGCCGTGGCCCAGGGGTCGCTGGTGGTGGGCGCCCTGGCCTTCGGCGGCAAGGCCGCCACGGTGCAGAAAAATCATCCCACCGCCGCGCGCATTCCCGGCGGTGCGCTGGTCGAGCGCGAGGTGGCCCTGGCCTTCGGCGGCGGCGACACGCTCACCTACCGCATCCAGAGCGCCGACTTCACCACCGTGGCGCGCCTGAGCCAGGTCATCAACCAGCGCTTCGGCGCGGGCACCGCCAGCGCCGTCGACGGCGCCAGCGTGCGCGTCAACCTGCCCGCGGCCTACCAGGGTCAGCTCATCGAGTTCATCGCCGCCATGGAGGAGCTGACCCTCACGCCCGACAGCGTGGCGCGGGTGGTGATCAACGAGAAGACCGGCACCATCGTCATGGGCGACAATGTGCGCATCCAGCGCGTCGCGGTCAGTCACGGCAATCTCAACCTGGTGGTGGCCGAATCGGCCCAGGTCTCCCAGCCCGGTCCCTTCTCCCAGGGCCAGACGGCGGTGGTGCCCCAGACCAGCGTCGAGGTCACGGAGGAGATGGGCAACCTGGTGGTGGTCGAGCCCGGCGTGTCCCTGGGCGAGATCGCCCGCGCCCTCAACGCCATCGGCGCCACCCCCCGCGACCTCATCGCCATCTTCCAGGCGATCAAGGCCAGCGGCGCCCTGCACGCCGAGCTGGTGGTGCTCTAGTCGCCGGTCATTCGTGTTTGCAAAAGGGTTTTTATGAACTCGACCATTGATCCCAAAATGCTCCTGTCCCCGGCGGTGACGAAGACACCCGAGACGAGCGTCAACCGCAAGGATCCCGAGGCGCTGCGCAAGGCCTGTCAGGATTTCGAGGCCCTGTTCGTGCACAGCCTGTTCAAGGAAATGCGCAAGACCATCCCCACGGATGGGCTGCTGCCGCGCGGCATGGGCGAGGACGCCTATGTCGAGATGATGGACTGGGAAATGGCCCAGCGCAGTTCGCGCACCCAGGGTCTGGGCATCGCCGAGGCGCTGTTTCGGCAGCTGGGCGGGGAGAAGGACCAATGATGCAGGGACTGCTGGCGGCGCTGCGTTTTGTGCTGAGCGGCCTGGCGCCCGAGCGCGGCCGTCCGCGACGGAAGCGCTCCAAGGTCTGAGGGCGCAAGCAGGATTTTTCAATGAAAAAAATCGGGGTCCGGCGACGGATCCCGATTTTTTTCTAAAGGAAGCGTCCCCGGCGGTCGAAAAGAGGTCAGGACGAAATACTGACGGCGGGCCGTCGGAAAACCGGCGCGTCCGAAGGGTGATCCCATGAGCATCAAGAAAATTTTCGGCAATCAGATGGTACCGCCCCTGGTGCCGGCGCGCGGCACGCAAAAAACCGCCTCCGGCAAACCGGAGGCCGCGCGGGCGACGGATAAGGTCGACTTCTCCAGCGTGCTGCAGCAGGTCAACAAAGCCAAGGAGTCTCCCGCCATGGCCGACGCGCAGCGCGCCGAGAAAGTCGCCGCCCTCAAGGCGCAGATCGCCGCAGGCACCTATCGACCCGACCTCCATCAGGTCGCCGCGAGTCTGTTGAAGTACATCACGGAGGATGGAAACAATGGCCAGTCTGGAAACCTGTGAGCGCCTGCGCCTTCTGCATGAGCTGATTCTGCGGGAGCGCGAGGCGGCGCGCAATCTCGACATGACGGCGCTGGGCGCCGTAGTGCGCGAGAAAGAGGCGCTGATTCAGCAACTGCACGAGGAGGGCGCCCTCGACGCCTACGACGACGAGGATCTCATCGCCCTGGCGCGGCTGGTGCGCGAGGAAAACCGGCGCAACGCCTATCTGTTCTGGACCGGTCTCAATCTGGTGCGCGACACCATGGCCTTCTTCGAGAAACAGGCGCCGCCGCCGGCCTACTGCGCCTCGGGCGTCATGACCCAGTCCCGGCCGGGCGGCCGCCTGCTGTCGGGGAGGATCTGAGCCATGGCCGGACTGCTCAGCGCCCTCAATGCCGGCAAGACCAGCCTGCGCACCAGCCAGAAGGCGGTCGAAATCGCCGGCAACAACATCGCCAACGTCAACACCCCGGGCTATTCGCGTCAGGTGGCGGTGTTCCAGCCGGTGCCCTCCCTGGAGCTGCGCGGCTTTTTCATCGGCCAGGGGGTCAACATCAACAACATCGCGCGCGAGCACGACGTTTTTCTGACCCGTCAGATCCATGACAAAAGCGGCACGCTGGGCGAGGAAAGCGCGCGCTCGGCCCCCATGGCCGAACTCGAGCGCATCTTCAGCGTCGCCGAGAACAACCTGTCCACGGAAATCGACCGTTTCTTCGACAGCTGGAAGGAGCTCTCGTCCAATCCCAGCGGCCAGACCGAGCGGCAGATCGTGCTGCAGCGCGGTGAGCTGCTCTCTCGCTCCTTCAACGAGGCCGTGACCAACCTGACCAGCGCCCAGCGCAACATCAACGCCGCGGTGGAATCCAAGGTCACGGGGATCAACCCCGTCCTGCAGGAGATCGCCGATCTCAACCTGCGCATCTCGACCCTGGAGATTTCCGGGCAGACGGCCAACAACGACCGCGACCGGCGCGATCTGCTCATCGAGGAAGTCTCGCGCCAGCTCGGCGTGACCTACTACGAGGAGAACGGCAAGGTTTCCCTGCAGCTGCCCGGCGGCCTGCCCCTGGTGCAGGACACCCAGGCCATGACCATCGAGACGCGCCTCGACGCCAATCTCAACCTGCAACTGGAGTTGCGTACCGGACCCAATTCCGTCACGCCCATCAGCCTCGGGATGATCGGCGGCGAGTTCAAGGGCCTGATGAGCGTGCGCGACCAATTCATCCCGCAGCGCATGGAAGAGCTCGATCATCTGGCCTACACCCTGGCCCACGCGGTCAACGGCCTGCATGAGGGCGGCGTCGATCTCAACGGCGATCCCGGCCAGGCGTTTTTCACCGCCACGCCCAACGCGCCGGGCCCAGCGCCCAATCCGCCCGCCGTGCCCCTGGCGCTGCATGAGAAGGGCTTCGCCAAGACCATCGCCGTGACCCTGGGCGACACCCGGCTGGTGGCCGCAGCCGCCAGCGACACCGGCATCGGCGACAACCGCAACGCCCTGGCGATTTCGGCCCTGGCCGACAACCTGACGGTGATGGACGGCAACGATTCCTTCGTCGGCTATTTCTCGAAGATCACCAGCAAGGTGGGCGTCGAGGCGAGCCGTGCCAAGCTCAGCGCCCAGGGCATGGAGGATGCCATGGTGCAGATCAAGAACCTGCGCGATGCCACCGTGGGCGTGTCCCTGGAGCAGGAAATGATCGATCTCATCCAGTTCCAGAAGGGCTTCGAGGCCTCGGCCAAGTTTCTCGCCGTGGTCGACGAACTGATGGAATCCCTGCTCAACCTCAAGAGGTAAGCCATGCGCGCGACCCTGACCACCACCTATCGCAGCCTGCTCGCCAATCTCACCCAGTCGTCCACGCGGCTTGAGGATCTGCGCCTGCAAGCCGCCACCGGCAAGCGCATGAGCAAGCCCTCCGACGACCCCTCGGCGATTCGTCCGGTGCTCAACGCGCGCGGCCAGATCCGCATGTCCGAGCGCTTTCTCAACACCCTGGGCACCGCCGCCGATCGTCTCGGCATCCTCGATACCCACATGGAGCGCGTCGAGAACCTCATGCAGCGCGCCCAGGAAACCCTGGTCTACGCCGGCAACGGCAGTCTCTCGCCCCAGGATCTGCGCACCCTCGGCGAGCAGATGCGTCTGATGAAGGATGAGCTGCTGTCCGTGGCCAACGCCAACGTCGAGGGCAAGTACCTGTTTTCCGGCTACAAGGAAAACATCAAGCCCTATCCCACGGGTGCGCCCGGCGAGTTCGAGGGCGATGCGAGCGCCATCGAGTTGGAAATCGGTCCCGGCGAAAAGGTCAAGGTCAACCTGAGCGGCCCCGAGGTGTTCGGTGATCCCGGCACGGGCAAGGACATGTGGCGGCTCTTCGACGATATGATCGCGGCGCTTGCCGCAGGCGACGCCAACGCGGCCCTGGCCGAAATGAGCAACCTCGACCGCGCCGCCGAGCAGGCGCGCACCCAGCGCTCCCAGGCCGGCAACTTGGCGCAGCGCGTCGACCAGTCGCAGATCAACATGCAGGACATGCGCATCGACATGATGGCCATGCTCTCGCGCTTCGAGGACGCCGACATCGTCGAGACCCTGACCAACATGACCATGCAGGAGACCGCCTTCAAGGCGGCCCTCGACATCACCTCGCGGGTGTCGAAACTGTCCATCCTCGATTACATGCGTTAGAAAAATTTGCACGTTTCTTGCAGCCCAGGACGGGCAGCAACCAAACACACAGCCAGGGAGGGCGACAAGATGCTGGTACTGACCCGCAAGATCGGCGAAGGCATCGTGATCGGCGACGACATCCGCATCACGGTGGTGGACATCAAGGGCGGCTCGATCCGCATCGGCATCGAGGCCCCCGCCGACAAAAAAATCTACCGGCAGGAAGTCTTCGAGCGCATCTGCCGTGAAAACCAGGAGGCCACGCAGTGGAACCCATCCGATCTGGATGTCTTGAGCGAGAGCTTGAAGGGCAGGGCGCCCAAATGAACACCATCGTCGGCACGCGCTTCGGCGACATCGACTACGATCCGAGCAAGACCCTCCATTTTCCCGAGGGGCTCATCGGCTTCGGCCAATTGCGCGATTTCGTGGTCATGCCGCAAAACCGCCCCGGGCCGCTGTTCTGGATTCAGAGCGTCGAGGAGCCGGCCCTGGCCTTCGTGCTCACCGACCCCTGCGGCTTTTTTCTGGATTACGCCGTGACGCCCGATGCCGTCGAGCGCAAGAAGCTCGGCATCGACACCGACGACGAATGCCTGGTGCTGGCGGTGGTGACCGTGCCCCCCGACCGCCGGATCACCCTCAACCTCGCCGCGCCCATCCTCTTTGCGCCCAAGACCAACCGCGCCCTGCAGGTGATCCTCGAAAAAACGTCCTGGCAGACCCGCACGCCCCTGCCCGCCGCCTGAACAGGTTATTCACCGCGACTGACCTCGGACGCACCCTTCAAAGGGTGCGTTTGTGTTTCTGGAGGCGTTTTGTTCGCAGGGTATTTCTGGCCCGTACAAAGAAAAATCGACAATACTATAAAAATAAGAAAATTCTTATTGATTTTCGCCAAGCACCAGGAGTAGCATTTTCCCTAACTCCGACAAGAGCAAAACCAGGGTGACCTGGTGACGCAAAGCCACGGGTCCTCAGCGCGAGGACAGCCGGGTTGCCGAAGAGATCGCGAAGACAGTTTCGGGCACCACCGGCACCTCGCCGCCCGACCTCTCCCGACGTCCGCTTCGGCAACGAAGACGGGCGTTTTTTCGTTGGAGCGGCCCCGCAGGGACGCGGTGACCGAGCAAACCGGGAGACAGGCAGGGAGGCGCGGATGCAAGGGATGCGGACGAGTTGGTTGTGGGCGGCGCTGTTGGCGGTGTTCTTGCCCTTCGCCACGCAGGTTTACGGGCAGGGCGGCGGGGGCGTGCCCCCCTGGGCGACGGCCAACCGGCCGGCCGACGCGCCCCTCAAGGTGCCGCAGTTCGGCCGCCTCGCCGAGGAAGTGCAGCAAAGCGGCAGCGTGCGGGTCATCGTGCGCTTTCGCGAACCCGCCGAGGAGTTCGCCGCCGAAGGCGATCTGGCCGGCCCCGCCGCCGTCGTCAAGCAGCGCGGCGGCATCAAGCGCAACGCCGATCAGCTGCTGCAGCGCCTGCCGGAACAAGCGCGGCGCAACAGCAAGCGCTTCGATTTCATCCCCTATCTGGCCCTCGAGGTGGACGCGGCCGGATTCGCCGACCTGCTCAATGCTCCTGAGATCGACCTCATCGAGGAAGACCTGGCGGTGCCGCCCGCCCTGGCGAACAGCGTGCCCCTCATCGGCGGCGACGGCAACGGCCTGTTCCTCGGTTACTCGGGGGCCGGGCAGACCATCGCCGTTCTCGACACCGGCGTCGACAAGACCCATCCCTTTCTCGCCGGCAAGGTGGTGGAGGAAGCCTGCTATTCGAGCAACCTGACGGGGGTGACCTCCCTGTGTCCCAACGGCAGCACCGCGCAGACAGGACCGGGCGCGGGGGTGGACTGCAACCTCTCCATCAGCGGCTGCGGCCACGGCACCCACGTGGCGGGCATCGCCGCCGGGCGGGGCGCAGGTTTCTCGGGAGTGGCGCAGGACGCCAACATCATCGCCATGCAGGTCTTTTCTCGCTTCACCTCCTGCGGAACCGGGCCTTCGCCCTGCGCACGCAGCTACACCTCGGATCAGATCAAGGCGCTGGAGCGCGTCTATCAGCTGCGCCATACCTACAACATCGCCGCCGTCAACATGAGCCTGGGGGGCGGCAGCTACGCCGGCCCCTGCGACGCCACCCACAGCGCCATCAAGGCGGCCATCGACAACCTGCGCGCGGCGGGCATCGCCACGGTCATCGCCACGGGCAACGACGGTTACACGGGCTCCATCAGCGGGCCGGCTTGCGTCTCCACGGCGGTCAGCGTCGGCGCAACCACCAAGGCCGATGCCCTGGCGAGCTATTCCAACAGCGTCTCCTGGCTGAGCCTGCTCGCACCCGGCTCATCCATCGAGTCCTCCATCAAGGGCGGCGCAATGGGTTATATGAGCGGCACCTCCATGGCCACGCCCCATGTGGCCGGAGCCTGGGCGGTGCTCAAATCGAAAAAACCCACGGCCTCCGTCGACGAGGTGCTGACCGCCTTGCAGGCCAGCGGGGTCGGCGTCACCGGCAAGGGCGTGACGCGGCCGCGCATCCACGTGAGTCAGGCCCTGGGCGCCATGATCACCGGCGACCAAACGCCCGGCCAGGTGCAGGTGCCGCCGAGCAGCGCCACCGGGGTGTACACCGTGACCTGGGCCCATACGGCGCCGCCGGGCACCTGGTACGAGCTGCAAGAGGCCACGGACCCGAGCTTTGCCGGTGCCCGCACCATTTACATCGGCGCCGCGCCGGGCTGGACGATCACGGGACAGTCAAACGGTCTGTACTATTACCGGGTGCGCATCCTCTTCGACCCGGAGACCTTCAGCGCCTGGGAAACCTCGGGCAACGCCTGTGCGGTGAGCATGGCGGTGTGCGCCGCGCCGCCCTCCCTGAGCGCGCCCGCGGCGAGCAGCACCGGAAAATACACGGTGACCTGGCTGGCCTCGGCGACGCCTGGAGTCAGCTACGAACTCTGGGAAGCCACGGACGCGGGCCTGACCCAGAATCTGAGGCGCACCTATCTGGGCACGGGCCGCAGCGCCGCCCTGACGCAGACGGCGGGCGGCAGCTATTACTACGGCGTGCGGGCCGTCAAGGCCGGCATGTCGCCGAGCGCCTTCACCACCCTGACCGCCCCGGTGGTGGTCGCGCCGGCCTGCGGCGCGCCCGCCTCCCTGAGCGTGCCGGCGACCAACGCCACCGGCGAACTGACCCTGAGCTGGAAAGCCTCGAACATCCCGGGCTCCACCTATATCCTGGAGCAGGCCACCGCCGCCGATTTCAGCACGGGGCGCACCACGATCTACAGCGGCGGCGCCCTGAGCTTCAAGCACACTCTGGGCGCCAACGGCACCTATTACTACCGGGTGCGCGCCATCAAGGACGGCTTCAGCGACAGTCCCTGGCTCGCGGGCGCGACGGGGTGCGCCGTCACCCTGGCCTGCACCGCGCCCGCCTCGGTCACCGTGCCCAAAGCCAGCGCCACCGGCGCCTATCTCATCAAATGGGGCGCCACCAACGTGCCCGGCGCCACCTACACCCTGCAGGAAGCGCGCGATGCCGCCTTCACCAGCGGGTTGCGCACGGTCTACAGCGGCCCCGCCCTGCAATCGGAAATCAGCGGGCTCGCGAGCGGCACCTACTTCTATCGGGTGAAGGCCGCCAAGGCGGGTTATGCCGAAAGCCCCTGGCGTGTGGGGGCCATCGCCTGCCAGGTGAGCGTGCCGGTGCCCACCACCCCCTCCATACCGGC
Coding sequences within it:
- a CDS encoding flagellar basal body P-ring protein FlgI, whose product is MSLKKTSCVLSILAVLCALCLPPTAQATRVKDIARLEGVRDNQLVGYGLVVGLNGTGDSASTQFTVQSLVSMMERLGVSVNRNQVKVDNVAAVMVTAQLPPFAKAGSTIDVQVSSIGDADSLVGGTLLMTPLKGPDGNVYAVAQGSLVVGALAFGGKAATVQKNHPTAARIPGGALVEREVALAFGGGDTLTYRIQSADFTTVARLSQVINQRFGAGTASAVDGASVRVNLPAAYQGQLIEFIAAMEELTLTPDSVARVVINEKTGTIVMGDNVRIQRVAVSHGNLNLVVAESAQVSQPGPFSQGQTAVVPQTSVEVTEEMGNLVVVEPGVSLGEIARALNAIGATPRDLIAIFQAIKASGALHAELVVL
- a CDS encoding rod-binding protein — protein: MNSTIDPKMLLSPAVTKTPETSVNRKDPEALRKACQDFEALFVHSLFKEMRKTIPTDGLLPRGMGEDAYVEMMDWEMAQRSSRTQGLGIAEALFRQLGGEKDQ
- the flgM gene encoding flagellar biosynthesis anti-sigma factor FlgM; this encodes MSIKKIFGNQMVPPLVPARGTQKTASGKPEAARATDKVDFSSVLQQVNKAKESPAMADAQRAEKVAALKAQIAAGTYRPDLHQVAASLLKYITEDGNNGQSGNL
- the flgK gene encoding flagellar hook-associated protein FlgK, producing the protein MAGLLSALNAGKTSLRTSQKAVEIAGNNIANVNTPGYSRQVAVFQPVPSLELRGFFIGQGVNINNIAREHDVFLTRQIHDKSGTLGEESARSAPMAELERIFSVAENNLSTEIDRFFDSWKELSSNPSGQTERQIVLQRGELLSRSFNEAVTNLTSAQRNINAAVESKVTGINPVLQEIADLNLRISTLEISGQTANNDRDRRDLLIEEVSRQLGVTYYEENGKVSLQLPGGLPLVQDTQAMTIETRLDANLNLQLELRTGPNSVTPISLGMIGGEFKGLMSVRDQFIPQRMEELDHLAYTLAHAVNGLHEGGVDLNGDPGQAFFTATPNAPGPAPNPPAVPLALHEKGFAKTIAVTLGDTRLVAAAASDTGIGDNRNALAISALADNLTVMDGNDSFVGYFSKITSKVGVEASRAKLSAQGMEDAMVQIKNLRDATVGVSLEQEMIDLIQFQKGFEASAKFLAVVDELMESLLNLKR
- the flgL gene encoding flagellar hook-associated protein FlgL; translation: MRATLTTTYRSLLANLTQSSTRLEDLRLQAATGKRMSKPSDDPSAIRPVLNARGQIRMSERFLNTLGTAADRLGILDTHMERVENLMQRAQETLVYAGNGSLSPQDLRTLGEQMRLMKDELLSVANANVEGKYLFSGYKENIKPYPTGAPGEFEGDASAIELEIGPGEKVKVNLSGPEVFGDPGTGKDMWRLFDDMIAALAAGDANAALAEMSNLDRAAEQARTQRSQAGNLAQRVDQSQINMQDMRIDMMAMLSRFEDADIVETLTNMTMQETAFKAALDITSRVSKLSILDYMR
- the csrA gene encoding carbon storage regulator CsrA → MLVLTRKIGEGIVIGDDIRITVVDIKGGSIRIGIEAPADKKIYRQEVFERICRENQEATQWNPSDLDVLSESLKGRAPK
- a CDS encoding flagellar assembly protein FliW, with the protein product MNTIVGTRFGDIDYDPSKTLHFPEGLIGFGQLRDFVVMPQNRPGPLFWIQSVEEPALAFVLTDPCGFFLDYAVTPDAVERKKLGIDTDDECLVLAVVTVPPDRRITLNLAAPILFAPKTNRALQVILEKTSWQTRTPLPAA
- a CDS encoding S8 family serine peptidase, which translates into the protein MRTSWLWAALLAVFLPFATQVYGQGGGGVPPWATANRPADAPLKVPQFGRLAEEVQQSGSVRVIVRFREPAEEFAAEGDLAGPAAVVKQRGGIKRNADQLLQRLPEQARRNSKRFDFIPYLALEVDAAGFADLLNAPEIDLIEEDLAVPPALANSVPLIGGDGNGLFLGYSGAGQTIAVLDTGVDKTHPFLAGKVVEEACYSSNLTGVTSLCPNGSTAQTGPGAGVDCNLSISGCGHGTHVAGIAAGRGAGFSGVAQDANIIAMQVFSRFTSCGTGPSPCARSYTSDQIKALERVYQLRHTYNIAAVNMSLGGGSYAGPCDATHSAIKAAIDNLRAAGIATVIATGNDGYTGSISGPACVSTAVSVGATTKADALASYSNSVSWLSLLAPGSSIESSIKGGAMGYMSGTSMATPHVAGAWAVLKSKKPTASVDEVLTALQASGVGVTGKGVTRPRIHVSQALGAMITGDQTPGQVQVPPSSATGVYTVTWAHTAPPGTWYELQEATDPSFAGARTIYIGAAPGWTITGQSNGLYYYRVRILFDPETFSAWETSGNACAVSMAVCAAPPSLSAPAASSTGKYTVTWLASATPGVSYELWEATDAGLTQNLRRTYLGTGRSAALTQTAGGSYYYGVRAVKAGMSPSAFTTLTAPVVVAPACGAPASLSVPATNATGELTLSWKASNIPGSTYILEQATAADFSTGRTTIYSGGALSFKHTLGANGTYYYRVRAIKDGFSDSPWLAGATGCAVTLACTAPASVTVPKASATGAYLIKWGATNVPGATYTLQEARDAAFTSGLRTVYSGPALQSEISGLASGTYFYRVKAAKAGYAESPWRVGAIACQVSVPVPTTPSIPAFGGLVVPAANATGTLALSWTPTSLPSVVYEVQEAGNASFTQNLRTVYKGAVAKAAPVVSANGSYWYRVRATRAGYTPTDWVSGANSCSVTLACGVPGTLTVPQVSLNGRVALKWLAANVPGVTYEVQRAANATFTSGVQTVYQGTGLSAAVDAPAGGNVYFRVRAKKAGYADSGWQAGTNPCNVPPACAAPTGLTYPAADALGSLKVSWKASTLLGVTYVLQRADNPSFNDAVQVYAGSALSVLVPITQNGTYYFRVKATKNGYTDSAWQQGATGSIVKLAVPAPASLTVPKSNATGTIALAWGAVKLPEVYYALEEATSANFSDARIVYVGPEVKFTLGGRTNGTYHYRVKAYKTGYADSQWRPGSVACVVTRP